CCATGCCTCCAAGCTTCCATGCTTTGAACAACCAACTTTCATTTTCACACAAGGAAGTACAGCTATTTATCACTTTATTGACTACTTTTGCAGGCCTTTTAATGAATTATTATCCTGATAAGCGGCAAAGTAACTTTTCTATTATTCACACATCAGATTAATTATTAAATGATTACAGTATCGGATCTTGGCATCCAATTTGGGAAGCGTATATTATTCCAGGATGTCAATATTAAATTTACTCCTGGCAATTGTTACGGAATTATTGGCGCCAATGGCGCAGGGAAATCCACATTTCTGAAAGTGCTCTGTGGAGAAGTGGAAAGTACGAAAGGGACCATGGCATTCGGGGCAGGTGAGCGTTTATCCGTGCTTAAGCAAAACCACTCAGAATTTGACGATTATACAGTGCTCAATACTGTTTTAATGGGGCACTCGCAATTGTGGGAGATTGCGAATGAAAAAGACAGCATTTATGCCAAACCTGAATTTTCAGAAGAAGATGGGGCAAGGGCTGCCGATTTAGAAATGAAATTCGCGGAAATGGATGGCTGGAATGCTGAGAGTAATGCTGCCAGTCTTTTAAGTGGTCTTGGAATAAAAGAAGGGCTTCATGACAAGTTAATGAAAGAATTAAACGGAAAAGACAAGGTAAAAGTGCTATTAGCCCAGGCTCTTTTTGGAAAGCCTGATAATCTGCTATTGGATGAACCTACCAATGACCTTGATCTCGAAACGGTAAGCTGGCTGGAGAATTACCTTTCAAATTTTGATAATACGGTATTAGTAGTTTCACATGACCGGCACTTTTTGGATGCGATATGCACACATACGGTAGACATTGATTTTAATAAAATTCAACTTTTTGCCGGGAACTATAGTTTCTGGTATGAATCGAGCCAGTTGGCCCTAAGGCAGCTTCAAAATCAAAATAAAAAAGCGGAGGAGAGGAAGAAAGAATTGCTGGAATTTATTGCCCGTTTCAGTGCCAATGCTTCCAAATCCAAACAGACTACGAGTCGTAAAAAGATGATTGAAAAGCTTAATATCGAAGAAATTAAGCCCTCAACACGAAAATACCCCGGCATTATTTTTACACCAGGGCGGGAACCCGGAAATATCATCCTGGAAGTAAAAGGGCTTTCCAAACGCCTTGATGGCGAATTGCTGTTTAAAGATCTCAGTTTTACCATGCAGAAGAATGATAAAATTGTCTTTCTTTCACAGAATACACGGGCCATGACAGCACTTTTTGAAGTCATCAAAGGCCACATCGAACCTGACCGTGGTTCATATACCTGGGGACAAACGATTGTAAAAGCATATTTACCGCTTGAATATGAGGAATTATTTAATACGGATATCAGCATCACTGATTGGCTGGGCCAATTTTCAGAAGACACCAGCGAAATGTATCTCAGGGGCTTTTTGGGCAAAATGCTGTTTTCAGGGGATGAGATCTATAAAAAGGCGAGTGTGCTTTCGGGAGGTGAAAAAGTCCGTTGTATGATTGCGCGCATGATGATACGTAATGCCAATGTGATGATACTGGATACA
The window above is part of the Bacteroidales bacterium genome. Proteins encoded here:
- a CDS encoding ATP-binding cassette domain-containing protein, which translates into the protein MITVSDLGIQFGKRILFQDVNIKFTPGNCYGIIGANGAGKSTFLKVLCGEVESTKGTMAFGAGERLSVLKQNHSEFDDYTVLNTVLMGHSQLWEIANEKDSIYAKPEFSEEDGARAADLEMKFAEMDGWNAESNAASLLSGLGIKEGLHDKLMKELNGKDKVKVLLAQALFGKPDNLLLDEPTNDLDLETVSWLENYLSNFDNTVLVVSHDRHFLDAICTHTVDIDFNKIQLFAGNYSFWYESSQLALRQLQNQNKKAEERKKELLEFIARFSANASKSKQTTSRKKMIEKLNIEEIKPSTRKYPGIIFTPGREPGNIILEVKGLSKRLDGELLFKDLSFTMQKNDKIVFLSQNTRAMTALFEVIKGHIEPDRGSYTWGQTIVKAYLPLEYEELFNTDISITDWLGQFSEDTSEMYLRGFLGKMLFSGDEIYKKASVLSGGEKVRCMIARMMIRNANVMILDTPTNHLDLESIQAFNNTLVKFKGNVLMSSHDHEFIQTVCNRIIEIGPKGMIDKIMDYDDYVTDEKLKELRSKLY